A genomic segment from [Flavobacterium] thermophilum encodes:
- a CDS encoding Transposase, which translates to MNKHTTLPNLMQKLVSDEEIQRIAEAVGYRDSSRTFPLREWIHFFLLAAMHQWKSFRHGADVGPLYGLPRFHYSTVSKKAKEVPYDIMKRLLALIISKCNRQTRRSLRFPKPLRVVDSTTVTVGKNRLPWAPYHGERAGVKLHVAYSPESSLPADVVETIGLRHDGPVGEQLTNAQQVLVEDRAYFKIERLDRFVEQHQLFVIRMKDNIELHQKKSLKRLSSTSSSVQADFTCQLGTKQCRSTKRHRVVIFRDANGRDIRVVTNLFHASAETIADMYQQRWAVEVFFRWVKQYLNVPTLFGTTENAVYNQLFAAFIAYVLLRWLYDQTKKQTNVSLSFISFVRRFFSGQLPLDWKSGMAAALFEYAQIYGRRMYNFG; encoded by the coding sequence ATGAACAAGCATACCACACTCCCGAATTTGATGCAAAAACTTGTTTCGGATGAAGAGATTCAACGGATTGCCGAAGCGGTTGGGTATCGTGATTCGTCTCGAACCTTTCCGTTGCGCGAGTGGATTCACTTCTTCCTGCTGGCCGCCATGCATCAATGGAAAAGCTTTCGCCACGGAGCCGATGTGGGGCCTCTGTATGGATTGCCGCGATTCCATTATTCAACTGTATCCAAGAAAGCGAAAGAAGTTCCCTATGACATCATGAAACGCTTGTTGGCGTTGATCATTTCCAAGTGCAACCGCCAAACCCGCCGTTCGCTTCGGTTTCCCAAACCGCTTCGGGTGGTGGATTCGACGACCGTCACAGTCGGGAAAAACCGCCTCCCATGGGCGCCGTATCACGGCGAACGCGCCGGAGTGAAGCTGCACGTCGCGTATTCGCCGGAATCCTCGTTGCCGGCAGACGTGGTGGAAACCATCGGACTGCGTCATGATGGCCCGGTGGGAGAACAGTTGACGAACGCTCAACAAGTGCTGGTGGAAGACCGGGCGTATTTCAAAATCGAACGCCTCGATCGATTTGTGGAGCAGCATCAGCTCTTTGTCATTCGGATGAAGGACAACATCGAACTTCATCAGAAAAAAAGCTTGAAACGCCTTTCCAGCACATCCTCATCGGTTCAAGCCGACTTCACGTGCCAGTTGGGGACGAAACAATGCCGCTCCACCAAGCGTCACCGGGTGGTGATCTTTCGAGATGCGAATGGCCGCGACATTCGGGTCGTGACGAACCTCTTCCATGCGTCTGCGGAAACCATTGCCGACATGTACCAACAACGTTGGGCTGTTGAGGTCTTTTTCCGTTGGGTGAAGCAATATCTGAATGTCCCGACCTTGTTTGGCACGACGGAAAATGCGGTATACAACCAACTGTTTGCGGCGTTCATCGCGTATGTGTTGCTGCGATGGCTGTATGATCAAACCAAAAAACAGACGAACGTCTCTCTTTCCTTCATTTCGTTCGTTCGCCGTTTTTTCTCTGGGCAGCTTCCTCTCGATTGGAAATCCGGGATGGCCGCTGCTTTGTTTGAGTATGCCCAAATTTATGGAAGGCGTATGTATAATTTTGGATAA
- a CDS encoding transposase, IS605 OrfB family → MYRTVKIPFQTSKKDIDRLFECNRISAQIWNDCLVIAKNYALKNNGKWINQTELQKQTKGKYPIHSQSIQAVCHKYLNARDSAKKAKQKGLDNKYPYKQKKYFNTKWANNGFIIHPNGTIELKMGRWERKNQPPIVVKIDKEQIPNGTVKEIELIFDAKHWKLMLCLSYENGEQPTTKKEGTIAAGDPGEIHAISAVSENGSSIIITGRKIRSIHRLRNKKIAELQKKMSKCKKGSRKWKKYNRAKQYILSKSEAQLKDCLHKTTKQLVDWCLEQNVKHFMIGDVEGVQRNKKKKRSKLVNQKLSNWCFGKLYDYLKYKLEAKGITFEKVDESYTTQTCPVCGKKKKPSSRNFICACGYSQHRDVHSACNILTKHLYGEFRPMKITNHKYLRIA, encoded by the coding sequence ATGTATCGAACGGTCAAAATACCTTTTCAAACATCAAAAAAAGATATCGATCGATTATTCGAATGCAACCGAATATCGGCTCAAATTTGGAATGACTGTTTAGTCATTGCCAAAAACTATGCATTAAAGAATAATGGAAAATGGATCAACCAAACCGAACTTCAAAAACAAACGAAGGGCAAATACCCGATCCATAGCCAAAGCATTCAAGCCGTATGCCATAAATATTTGAACGCCAGAGACAGCGCCAAAAAAGCCAAACAAAAAGGGCTAGATAACAAATATCCGTACAAACAGAAAAAATATTTCAACACGAAATGGGCAAATAACGGATTTATCATTCACCCAAATGGGACCATTGAACTGAAAATGGGTCGCTGGGAAAGAAAAAACCAACCTCCTATTGTAGTGAAAATCGATAAAGAACAAATTCCAAACGGCACTGTCAAAGAAATCGAACTCATTTTTGATGCGAAACATTGGAAACTCATGCTTTGCCTCAGTTATGAAAACGGTGAACAACCAACTACTAAAAAAGAAGGAACTATCGCTGCCGGTGATCCTGGCGAAATTCACGCCATTAGTGCCGTCAGCGAAAACGGAAGCAGCATCATCATCACCGGTAGAAAAATAAGAAGCATTCATCGCCTTCGAAATAAAAAAATAGCAGAACTGCAAAAAAAGATGTCCAAATGTAAAAAAGGTTCGCGTAAATGGAAAAAATATAACCGCGCGAAGCAATATATTTTATCGAAAAGCGAAGCGCAATTAAAAGACTGCTTGCATAAAACGACCAAACAATTGGTCGATTGGTGTTTGGAACAAAACGTCAAACATTTCATGATAGGCGATGTCGAAGGCGTCCAGCGCAACAAAAAGAAAAAGCGATCCAAATTGGTGAACCAAAAATTATCGAACTGGTGTTTTGGCAAACTCTACGACTATTTGAAATACAAACTAGAAGCTAAAGGCATCACTTTTGAAAAAGTGGATGAATCGTATACCACGCAAACATGCCCTGTTTGCGGGAAGAAGAAAAAACCTTCTTCTAGAAATTTTATTTGTGCTTGTGGTTATTCTCAGCATCGGGATGTCCATTCGGCATGCAATATTCTTACAAAACACTTATATGGAGAATTCCGACCGATGAAAATAACGAACCACAAGTATCTACGGATCGCGTAA
- a CDS encoding Transposase and inactivated derivatives, translated as MLSIPLGLPEFKVIKQELHSYGYAIHVEKTETQERCPHCGFATSSVHDKRTRKVRDLAIFHQPVYLFVKVKRYRCWNCSQVFSASLESISPNQHYTNRFCGYLYELCEGTTIQEVSRKHRIPYTTLERIYYSIASKKAKERQTAIEASSQEGMVLSLDEIAVKKGHQYETVLMDAKAGSVMGMHADRQCDSAIHLLSQNILSKERVQTVILDMWEPYHKAVRALFPSASIVIDKYHVVQKVTQALDQARKEFSPWKKARYHEC; from the coding sequence GTGCTTTCGATACCACTAGGATTGCCAGAATTTAAAGTTATTAAACAAGAACTTCATTCCTATGGTTATGCGATTCATGTAGAGAAAACAGAGACCCAGGAGCGCTGCCCTCATTGTGGATTTGCCACTTCCTCTGTCCACGACAAACGGACAAGAAAAGTACGGGATTTGGCGATTTTCCATCAGCCGGTGTACTTGTTCGTCAAGGTAAAGCGCTATCGGTGCTGGAATTGTTCCCAAGTGTTTTCCGCCTCTTTGGAATCGATTTCACCCAATCAACATTACACCAATCGATTTTGTGGGTATTTGTATGAACTTTGCGAAGGCACCACCATTCAAGAGGTTAGTCGAAAGCACCGCATCCCATATACGACATTGGAACGCATCTACTACTCCATCGCATCAAAAAAAGCAAAAGAGCGTCAAACAGCGATAGAAGCATCTTCTCAAGAAGGAATGGTGCTTAGCTTAGATGAAATCGCGGTAAAAAAGGGACATCAGTATGAAACCGTATTGATGGATGCCAAAGCTGGATCGGTCATGGGAATGCATGCCGATCGCCAATGTGACTCCGCCATCCACTTGTTGAGCCAAAATATCCTGTCGAAAGAAAGGGTTCAAACGGTGATTCTGGACATGTGGGAACCTTATCATAAGGCGGTTCGCGCCCTGTTTCCATCTGCTTCGATTGTCATCGATAAGTACCATGTGGTTCAAAAAGTGACCCAAGCCTTGGATCAAGCAAGAAAGGAATTTTCTCCATGGAAAAAGGCTCGATATCACGAGTGTTGA
- the kinA_1 gene encoding Sporulation kinase A encodes MVSYVAGSVLWLAVTDALLNVLPISRGVYVALSAAKGAVFILLSAVFLYQLLKKREQLEKAEEKEQQLLTLINSMPDFVCFKDSEGRWLRVNDFGRRLYHLEHIDYVGKTDRELGELVPFFKDAFEQCIESDREAWKSGTLTRREESFETLDGERKTFDVIKVPLFEDNGMRKGLLTIGRDITQQKRAEELLLKKEKLSVLGELAAGIAHEIRNPLTSMKGFIQMMQETREVNDDYMRIMLSELGRINQIVSELLVLAKPQSHNYRPFLLSEAVSYVISLIGHEATLNNVLISVHNNAPKACVYGDQNQIVQVLLNVMKNAIEAMPGGGSLYVRVSEAGGTVYLDIADTGIGISKERLQKIGEPFFTLKEKGMGLGLTTSMKIIQEHKGTMQIESEVGKGTIVHLTLPSSYAADAASG; translated from the coding sequence GTCTTTATTTTGCTGTCGGCCGTGTTTTTATACCAGTTGCTAAAAAAGCGTGAACAGCTTGAAAAAGCGGAAGAAAAAGAACAGCAGCTGCTGACGCTCATCAACTCGATGCCCGACTTTGTTTGTTTTAAAGACAGTGAAGGGCGTTGGCTGCGCGTCAATGATTTCGGCCGGCGGCTGTACCATCTCGAGCATATTGACTATGTCGGAAAAACGGATCGCGAGCTTGGCGAGCTTGTACCGTTTTTCAAAGACGCGTTCGAGCAGTGCATTGAATCGGATCGCGAGGCATGGAAAAGCGGGACATTGACGCGTCGAGAGGAATCGTTCGAGACGTTGGATGGGGAGCGGAAGACATTTGACGTCATTAAAGTGCCGTTGTTTGAAGACAATGGCATGCGAAAAGGATTGTTGACGATCGGCCGCGACATTACCCAGCAAAAGCGGGCCGAAGAGCTGTTGCTCAAAAAAGAAAAACTGTCGGTGCTCGGAGAGCTGGCCGCCGGCATCGCCCACGAAATCCGCAACCCGCTCACATCGATGAAAGGGTTTATTCAAATGATGCAAGAAACGCGCGAAGTGAATGACGACTATATGCGCATTATGTTGAGCGAGCTTGGCCGCATCAATCAAATCGTCAGCGAGTTGCTCGTACTTGCCAAGCCGCAAAGCCATAATTACCGTCCATTTTTGTTAAGTGAGGCCGTTTCGTATGTCATCAGTTTGATCGGCCATGAGGCGACATTAAACAACGTTTTGATTTCTGTTCACAATAATGCCCCGAAAGCATGTGTGTACGGCGACCAGAACCAAATTGTTCAAGTGCTTTTAAACGTAATGAAAAACGCCATTGAAGCAATGCCTGGCGGCGGGAGTTTATACGTCCGCGTTTCCGAAGCGGGAGGAACGGTTTATTTGGATATTGCCGACACAGGCATTGGCATTTCCAAAGAGCGCCTGCAAAAAATCGGCGAACCGTTTTTTACGTTGAAAGAAAAAGGGATGGGGCTCGGGCTGACAACAAGCATGAAAATTATCCAGGAACATAAAGGGACAATGCAGATCGAGAGCGAAGTCGGAAAAGGGACGATTGTCCATTTGACGCTGCCGTCCAGCTATGCGGCCGACGCCGCAAGCGGCTGA
- the pip gene encoding Proline iminopeptidase: protein MPYISINSRVRLYYEEKGNGTPLLFIHPPGMGHVVFCRQKPLARDFRLILYDMRGNGRSSPSDGPITVPLLADDLSVLLRSLGIGRAIICGYSSGGSVALDFALRYPQHVKQLILIGGFPEVCTPLLWGEFWLGISAAKLRAIPLLSLALALGHGTNQRERRLLRRYAQMANKRDLEAAYRAGLVYRCTEQLSSLRLPVLLIYGARDRYIHFYITIFRRYVPHAGVVLIDQARHQIPTKHSEEMNLPHLCL from the coding sequence ATGCCATACATTTCCATCAACAGCCGTGTCCGTCTCTATTATGAAGAAAAAGGGAACGGAACACCGCTATTGTTCATCCATCCCCCTGGGATGGGGCATGTCGTTTTTTGCCGCCAAAAGCCGCTCGCCCGCGATTTTCGCCTCATTTTATACGACATGCGCGGCAACGGGCGAAGCAGTCCGTCGGATGGACCGATTACGGTGCCGCTGCTCGCCGATGACCTCTCGGTGTTGCTTCGCTCCCTCGGCATCGGGCGCGCGATCATTTGCGGCTACTCCAGCGGCGGGTCGGTCGCACTTGATTTCGCCCTTCGCTATCCACAGCATGTGAAGCAACTTATTTTGATTGGCGGATTTCCTGAAGTGTGTACCCCGCTGCTGTGGGGTGAGTTTTGGCTTGGCATTTCCGCCGCCAAACTCAGAGCCATCCCACTGCTCTCCTTGGCGCTCGCCCTCGGGCACGGAACAAACCAGCGCGAGCGGCGGCTGTTGAGGCGGTACGCCCAGATGGCCAACAAGCGGGATTTAGAGGCCGCGTATCGGGCTGGGCTCGTCTACCGCTGCACGGAGCAGCTCTCCTCCCTGCGCCTGCCGGTGCTGCTCATTTACGGAGCGCGCGACCGTTACATTCATTTCTATATCACCATATTTCGCCGCTATGTGCCGCATGCTGGTGTTGTGTTGATCGACCAGGCCCGCCATCAAATTCCGACCAAACATAGCGAGGAGATGAACCTCCCCCACTTATGCCTGTAG
- the glcT gene encoding RNA-binding antitermination protein GlcT, which produces MEQSFRVEKALNNNVLIAFHPEYGEVVLLGKGIGFGKKRGDEIAESAVEKCFVLKNEREQEQYKKLLPELSEEFIALMSEVVQHIQQRVGAPLDEHIHVALTDHIAFTLKRLEQGLDVKNPFLAETKSLYPLEYEIAHEVARTIEQKLGVSLPEGETGFIALHIHSAISKQSVSEANRYSQLIADLVKIVEQQLGVDIDRESVHYLRFVRHLRYAIERMKKGEKVEEPKNLSKILKEAYPLCYNLAWKLVKVMQQTLHLPADDAEAVYLTLHLQRLAEKKNNTTA; this is translated from the coding sequence ATGGAGCAGTCGTTCCGTGTGGAAAAGGCGCTCAATAACAACGTTTTAATCGCTTTCCACCCCGAGTATGGCGAAGTCGTCCTGCTCGGCAAGGGGATCGGCTTCGGCAAAAAAAGGGGGGATGAAATTGCGGAAAGTGCCGTGGAAAAATGTTTCGTCCTCAAAAACGAACGCGAACAAGAGCAATACAAAAAGCTGCTTCCGGAATTGAGCGAAGAATTCATCGCCCTCATGAGCGAGGTGGTTCAACATATTCAGCAACGCGTGGGCGCACCGCTCGACGAGCACATCCATGTGGCGCTGACGGACCATATCGCCTTTACATTAAAGCGGCTTGAACAAGGATTGGACGTCAAAAACCCGTTTTTGGCTGAGACGAAAAGCTTGTATCCGTTGGAATATGAAATTGCCCATGAAGTGGCCCGCACGATTGAACAAAAGCTCGGAGTCTCCCTGCCTGAAGGGGAGACAGGCTTTATTGCTCTTCATATTCATAGCGCGATTTCGAAACAAAGCGTGTCGGAAGCGAATCGATATTCCCAGCTCATTGCTGACCTTGTCAAGATCGTCGAGCAACAGCTTGGCGTTGACATCGACCGCGAGAGCGTTCATTATTTGCGTTTCGTCCGCCATTTGCGCTATGCGATTGAGCGGATGAAAAAAGGTGAAAAAGTCGAAGAACCAAAAAATTTGTCGAAAATCTTGAAGGAAGCGTATCCATTGTGCTATAATCTAGCATGGAAGTTGGTTAAGGTCATGCAGCAAACGCTTCATCTGCCGGCGGACGATGCCGAGGCGGTCTATTTGACGTTGCATTTGCAACGGCTGGCGGAGAAAAAGAACAATACAACTGCATAG